In Populus nigra chromosome 10, ddPopNigr1.1, whole genome shotgun sequence, the following proteins share a genomic window:
- the LOC133704138 gene encoding glyceraldehyde-3-phosphate dehydrogenase GAPCP2, chloroplastic-like: MAFSTLLRSTPAAPLIEASRPDFSPSPSDRFEVSSIRFNSSKSIFGASVPTGSSSLHTCSGRSIQPIKATATEMPPTVLRSRADGKTKIGINGFGRIGRLVLRVATFRDDIDVVAVNDPFIDAEYMAYMFRYDSTHGVFNGTIKVLDDSTLEINGKQIKITSKRDPAEIPWGDFGAEFVVESSGVFTTLEKAAAHKKGGAKKVVISAPSADAPMFVVGVNEKTYKPNMDVVSNASCTTNCLAPLAKVVHEEFGILEGLMTTVHATTATQKTVDGPSMKDWRGGRGAAQNIIPSSTGAAKAVGKVLPELNGKLTGMAFRVPTPNVSVVDLTCRLEKSASYEDVKAAIKYASEGPLMGILGYTDDDVVSNDFVGDSRSSIFDAKAGIGLSASFMKLVSWYDNEWGYSNRVLDLIEHMALVAAHN; the protein is encoded by the exons ATGGCTTTCTCTACCCTTCTCAGATCCACGCCCGCCGCTCCTCTTATCGAAGCTTCCCGTCCCGACTTCTCTCCTTCACCGTCCGATCGCTTCGAG GTTTCAAGCATTCGTTTTAACTCTTCGAAGAGCATTTTTGGTGCTTCAGTACCAACAGGGTCATCTTCCTTACA TACATGCAGTGGAAGGAGCATCCAACCCATCAAAGCCACAGCTACCGAAATGCCCCCAACAGTTTTAA GATCACGGGCTGATGGAAAGACGAAGATTGGAATCAATG GTTTTGGACGAATTGGTAGATTGGTTTTGCGAGTAGCAACTTTCAGGGATGATATTGATGTGGTGGCAGTGAATGATCCTTTCATTGATGCTGAGTACATG GCTTATATGTTCAGATATGATTCTACTCATGGAGTTTTCAATGGAACCATCAAGGTTCTGGATGATTCCACCTTGGAAATCAAtgggaaacaaataaaaattacaagcaAAAG GGATCCTGCAGAGATCCCTTGGGGTGATTTTGGGGCTGAGTTTGTGGTTGAATCATCTGGTGTTTTCACCACACTTGAGAAGGCTGCAGCTCACAAGAAG GGTGGTGCCAAGAAAGTGGTCATATCAGCTCCCTCAGCTGATGCTCCGATGTTTGTAGTTGGAGTAAATGAGAAGACATACAAGCCAAACATGGACGTTGTTTCTAATGCAAGCTGCACTACCAATTGCCTTGCTCCTCTTGCAAAG GTTGTTCATGAGGAATTTGGTATCCTTGAAGGTTTAATGACAACCGTCCATGCAACCACAG CAACTCAAAAGACTGTAGATGGTCCATCAATGAAGGATTGGCGCGGGGGGCGAGGAGCCGCGCAAAATATCATTCCTAGTTCCACTGGCGCAGCAAAG GCTGTTGGAAAAGTTCTTCCAGAACTCAACGGAAAACTTACTGGAATGGCCTTCCGTGTCCCAACTCCTAATGTTTCTGTTGTGGACTTAACTTGTCGACTTGAGAAGAGTGCATCATATGAAGATGTCAAGGCAGCTATTAA GTATGCATCAGAGGGCCCACTTATGGGCATTCTTGGTTATACTGATGATGATGTCGTCTCCAATGATTTTGTTGGCGACTCAAG GTCAAGCATATTTGATGCCAAAGCTGGGATAGGGTTGAGTGCTTCCTTCATGAAGCTTGTTTCTTGGTATGACAACGAGTGGGGTTACAG CAACCGAGTGCTGGACCTGATTGAGCACATGGCATTGGTGGCAGCGCATAATTAA
- the LOC133704341 gene encoding uncharacterized protein LOC133704341 isoform X1, protein MAASFYYWNDCVDVQDMEAMWREPEVSTEWLDAGETKGNKVHLSRDPDGEPYLTQTEMKAVADIIVRRHFDSQVHPDMICAIAELASDRQPLSTRWYDKKTKETALGIMQILPQTAEWLVRDLGYRAYEVEGNPEILCRPFVSVYFGAAYLKWLSNFEKKVRSEEFIVRAYNGGPKKATHKSTLPYWKRYLCVIESLPSRRFVIPSVNSACSSTAPAVPATQNTNAPSSQVTGVDYIYWDSKASLEDMQEMWSHSEVAKEWTQSGEKRGKVRFSQDQNKRPYLSRVEMKAVADIILSKHFSTRGVKPSVLCALAEMVSMRFVNGVGPRTGLMGIDYSTAFWLYMELGYRAYRADSVDDMTKPFVSVYFGAAYLASLSEYEGRERTPQFVVPAYLSGPKNVNRQESGPLWLKFEQALSNYEDIKRDPGNCTVL, encoded by the exons ATGGCTGCCAGCTTCTATTATTGGAATGATTGCGTTGATGTCCAGGACATGGAAGCAATGTGGCGGGAACCTGAAGTTAGCACGGAATGGTTAGATGCTGGAGAGACTAaaggaaataaagttcaccTTTCACGGGATCCTGATGGAGAGCCTTATTTGACGCAGACTGAGATGAAG GCTGTTGCTGATATTATCGTCCGTAGACATTTTGATTCACAAGTACACCCG GACATGATATGTGCTATAGCTGAACTTGCAAGTGACAGACAGCCACTCTCTACGAGGtggtatgataaaaaaacaaaggagacaGCCCTGGGGATCATGCAAATTTTACCACAAACAGCAGAGTGGCTGGTCAG AGACTTGGGTTATCGGGCATATGAAGTAGAAGGGAATCCAGAAATTCTATGTCGACCTTTTGTTAGCGTTTATTTTGGTGCTGCTTATCTTAAATGGCTATCGAACTTTGAGAAAAA AGTAAGAAGTGAAGAGTTCATAGTTAGGGCGTATAACGGCGGCCCTAAAAAAGCAACCCACAAATCGACTTTGCCATATTGGAAAAGATACCTTTGTGTCATAGAAAGTCTCCCATCCag AAGGTTTGTCATTCCTTCAGTAAACAGTGCTTGTTCTTCAACTGCTCCAGCTGTACCTGCTACACAAAATACAAATGCACCTTCTTCACAAGTCACAG GTGTTGATTATATATACTGGGACTCTAAAGCTTCCTTGGAAGACATGCAAGAGATGTGGAGTCATTCTGAAGTCGCAAAGGAGTGGACACAATCtggagaaaaaagaggaaaggtGCGCTTTTCACAAGATCAGAACAAGAGACCTTATCTATCCCGGGTAGAAATGAAG GCTGTTGCAGACATAATTCTTTCGAAGCACTTCAGCACAAGGGGTGTTAAACCT TCAGTCCTTTGTGCTCTTGCTGAGATGGTTAGCATGCGTTTTGTTAACGGGGTTGGACCGCGAACTGGATTGATGGGGATCGACTACTCTACAGCTTTCTGGCTTTACAT GGAGTTGGGTTATAGGGCTTACAGAGCAGATTCTGTTGACGATATGACCAAGCCATTTGTGTCTGTGTACTTTGGTGCAGCTTATTTGGCTTCGTTATCCGAATATGAAGGGAG GGAAAGGACTCCACAGTTTGTCGTTCCAGCTTATCTTTCTGGGCCAAAGAACGTGAACCGTCAAGAGTCTGGTCCCCTTTGGCTCAAATTCGAGCAAGCTTTGAGCAATTACGAAGACATAAAGAG GGATCCTGGAAATTGCACCGTCTTGTAA
- the LOC133704341 gene encoding uncharacterized protein LOC133704341 isoform X3, which yields MAASFYYWNDCVDVQDMEAMWREPEVSTEWLDAGETKGNKVHLSRDPDGEPYLTQTEMKAVADIIVRRHFDSQVHPDMICAIAELASDRQPLSTRWYDKKTKETALGIMQILPQTAEWLVRDLGYRAYEVEGNPEILCRPFVSVYFGAAYLKWLSNFEKKVRSEEFIVRAYNGGPKKATHKSTLPYWKRYLCVIESLPSRRFVIPSVNSACSSTAPAVPATQNTNAPSSQVTGVDYIYWDSKASLEDMQEMWSHSEVAKEWTQSGEKRGKVRFSQDQNKRPYLSRVEMKAVADIILSKHFSTRGVKPSVLCALAEMVSMRFVNGVGPRTGLMGIDYSTAFWLYMWPALTFPKQFDINSSGIFLFIDTYLSAKLYKTPTTRNGVGL from the exons ATGGCTGCCAGCTTCTATTATTGGAATGATTGCGTTGATGTCCAGGACATGGAAGCAATGTGGCGGGAACCTGAAGTTAGCACGGAATGGTTAGATGCTGGAGAGACTAaaggaaataaagttcaccTTTCACGGGATCCTGATGGAGAGCCTTATTTGACGCAGACTGAGATGAAG GCTGTTGCTGATATTATCGTCCGTAGACATTTTGATTCACAAGTACACCCG GACATGATATGTGCTATAGCTGAACTTGCAAGTGACAGACAGCCACTCTCTACGAGGtggtatgataaaaaaacaaaggagacaGCCCTGGGGATCATGCAAATTTTACCACAAACAGCAGAGTGGCTGGTCAG AGACTTGGGTTATCGGGCATATGAAGTAGAAGGGAATCCAGAAATTCTATGTCGACCTTTTGTTAGCGTTTATTTTGGTGCTGCTTATCTTAAATGGCTATCGAACTTTGAGAAAAA AGTAAGAAGTGAAGAGTTCATAGTTAGGGCGTATAACGGCGGCCCTAAAAAAGCAACCCACAAATCGACTTTGCCATATTGGAAAAGATACCTTTGTGTCATAGAAAGTCTCCCATCCag AAGGTTTGTCATTCCTTCAGTAAACAGTGCTTGTTCTTCAACTGCTCCAGCTGTACCTGCTACACAAAATACAAATGCACCTTCTTCACAAGTCACAG GTGTTGATTATATATACTGGGACTCTAAAGCTTCCTTGGAAGACATGCAAGAGATGTGGAGTCATTCTGAAGTCGCAAAGGAGTGGACACAATCtggagaaaaaagaggaaaggtGCGCTTTTCACAAGATCAGAACAAGAGACCTTATCTATCCCGGGTAGAAATGAAG GCTGTTGCAGACATAATTCTTTCGAAGCACTTCAGCACAAGGGGTGTTAAACCT TCAGTCCTTTGTGCTCTTGCTGAGATGGTTAGCATGCGTTTTGTTAACGGGGTTGGACCGCGAACTGGATTGATGGGGATCGACTACTCTACAGCTTTCTGGCTTTACAT GTGGCCTGCTCTCACTTTTCCTAAGCAATTTGACATTAATTCAAGTGGAATCTTTTTATTCATCGATACCTATTTGAGTGCAAAACTCTACAAGACTCCTACCACCAGAAAT GGAGTTGGGTTATAG
- the LOC133704341 gene encoding uncharacterized protein LOC133704341 isoform X2 — MAASFYYWNDCVDVQDMEAMWREPEVSTEWLDAGETKGNKVHLSRDPDGEPYLTQTEMKAVADIIVRRHFDSQVHPDMICAIAELASDRQPLSTRWYDKKTKETALGIMQILPQTAEWLVRDLGYRAYEVEGNPEILCRPFVSVYFGAAYLKWLSNFEKKVRSEEFIVRAYNGGPKKATHKSTLPYWKRYLCVIESLPSRRFVIPSVNSACSSTAPAVPATQNTNAPSSQVTGVDYIYWDSKASLEDMQEMWSHSEVAKEWTQSGEKRGKVRFSQDQNKRPYLSRVEMKAVADIILSKHFSTRGVKPSVLCALAEMVSMRFVNGVGPRTGLMGIDYSTAFWLYMWPALTFPKQFDINSSGIFLFIDTYLSAKLYKTPTTRNVQGVGL; from the exons ATGGCTGCCAGCTTCTATTATTGGAATGATTGCGTTGATGTCCAGGACATGGAAGCAATGTGGCGGGAACCTGAAGTTAGCACGGAATGGTTAGATGCTGGAGAGACTAaaggaaataaagttcaccTTTCACGGGATCCTGATGGAGAGCCTTATTTGACGCAGACTGAGATGAAG GCTGTTGCTGATATTATCGTCCGTAGACATTTTGATTCACAAGTACACCCG GACATGATATGTGCTATAGCTGAACTTGCAAGTGACAGACAGCCACTCTCTACGAGGtggtatgataaaaaaacaaaggagacaGCCCTGGGGATCATGCAAATTTTACCACAAACAGCAGAGTGGCTGGTCAG AGACTTGGGTTATCGGGCATATGAAGTAGAAGGGAATCCAGAAATTCTATGTCGACCTTTTGTTAGCGTTTATTTTGGTGCTGCTTATCTTAAATGGCTATCGAACTTTGAGAAAAA AGTAAGAAGTGAAGAGTTCATAGTTAGGGCGTATAACGGCGGCCCTAAAAAAGCAACCCACAAATCGACTTTGCCATATTGGAAAAGATACCTTTGTGTCATAGAAAGTCTCCCATCCag AAGGTTTGTCATTCCTTCAGTAAACAGTGCTTGTTCTTCAACTGCTCCAGCTGTACCTGCTACACAAAATACAAATGCACCTTCTTCACAAGTCACAG GTGTTGATTATATATACTGGGACTCTAAAGCTTCCTTGGAAGACATGCAAGAGATGTGGAGTCATTCTGAAGTCGCAAAGGAGTGGACACAATCtggagaaaaaagaggaaaggtGCGCTTTTCACAAGATCAGAACAAGAGACCTTATCTATCCCGGGTAGAAATGAAG GCTGTTGCAGACATAATTCTTTCGAAGCACTTCAGCACAAGGGGTGTTAAACCT TCAGTCCTTTGTGCTCTTGCTGAGATGGTTAGCATGCGTTTTGTTAACGGGGTTGGACCGCGAACTGGATTGATGGGGATCGACTACTCTACAGCTTTCTGGCTTTACAT GTGGCCTGCTCTCACTTTTCCTAAGCAATTTGACATTAATTCAAGTGGAATCTTTTTATTCATCGATACCTATTTGAGTGCAAAACTCTACAAGACTCCTACCACCAGAAATGTACAA GGAGTTGGGTTATAG
- the LOC133704341 gene encoding uncharacterized protein LOC133704341 isoform X4 — MAASFYYWNDCVDVQDMEAMWREPEVSTEWLDAGETKGNKVHLSRDPDGEPYLTQTEMKAVADIIVRRHFDSQVHPDMICAIAELASDRQPLSTRWYDKKTKETALGIMQILPQTAEWLVRDLGYRAYEVEGNPEILCRPFVSVYFGAAYLKWLSNFEKKVRSEEFIVRAYNGGPKKATHKSTLPYWKRYLCVIESLPSRRFVIPSVNSACSSTAPAVPATQNTNAPSSQVTGVDYIYWDSKASLEDMQEMWSHSEVAKEWTQSGEKRGKVRFSQDQNKRPYLSRVEMKAVADIILSKHFSTRGVKPSVLCALAEMVSMRFVNGVGPRTGLMGIDYSTAFWLYMYANTKGVGL, encoded by the exons ATGGCTGCCAGCTTCTATTATTGGAATGATTGCGTTGATGTCCAGGACATGGAAGCAATGTGGCGGGAACCTGAAGTTAGCACGGAATGGTTAGATGCTGGAGAGACTAaaggaaataaagttcaccTTTCACGGGATCCTGATGGAGAGCCTTATTTGACGCAGACTGAGATGAAG GCTGTTGCTGATATTATCGTCCGTAGACATTTTGATTCACAAGTACACCCG GACATGATATGTGCTATAGCTGAACTTGCAAGTGACAGACAGCCACTCTCTACGAGGtggtatgataaaaaaacaaaggagacaGCCCTGGGGATCATGCAAATTTTACCACAAACAGCAGAGTGGCTGGTCAG AGACTTGGGTTATCGGGCATATGAAGTAGAAGGGAATCCAGAAATTCTATGTCGACCTTTTGTTAGCGTTTATTTTGGTGCTGCTTATCTTAAATGGCTATCGAACTTTGAGAAAAA AGTAAGAAGTGAAGAGTTCATAGTTAGGGCGTATAACGGCGGCCCTAAAAAAGCAACCCACAAATCGACTTTGCCATATTGGAAAAGATACCTTTGTGTCATAGAAAGTCTCCCATCCag AAGGTTTGTCATTCCTTCAGTAAACAGTGCTTGTTCTTCAACTGCTCCAGCTGTACCTGCTACACAAAATACAAATGCACCTTCTTCACAAGTCACAG GTGTTGATTATATATACTGGGACTCTAAAGCTTCCTTGGAAGACATGCAAGAGATGTGGAGTCATTCTGAAGTCGCAAAGGAGTGGACACAATCtggagaaaaaagaggaaaggtGCGCTTTTCACAAGATCAGAACAAGAGACCTTATCTATCCCGGGTAGAAATGAAG GCTGTTGCAGACATAATTCTTTCGAAGCACTTCAGCACAAGGGGTGTTAAACCT TCAGTCCTTTGTGCTCTTGCTGAGATGGTTAGCATGCGTTTTGTTAACGGGGTTGGACCGCGAACTGGATTGATGGGGATCGACTACTCTACAGCTTTCTGGCTTTACATGTACGCAAATACCAaa GGAGTTGGGTTATAG